atgcactttcgcaacctgccgacatgcatatcaaacgaaatgtctttcgaaggtaATAACCTGAttgctattacgatgtcaagtggcgctatcactagtgactcacatgaagtcctcacttttcacaatcgtgattgcacttcgcaacctgctggcatgcatatcaaacgaaatgtctttcgagggtaataaccagatcgctattacgatgtcaagtgaccctatcactagtgactccATGATCATCACTTTCACAATTGTGATTGCACTTTCCCAACCTgtcgacatgcatatcaaaggaAATGTATTTCGaggggtaataacctgatcgctattacgatgtcaagtgacgctatcactggtgactcacgtgacgtcaccaccctGCACAACCGTTAATGAACTGTAGCGACctaccgacatgcatatcaaactaAATGTCTTTTCAAGGGGTGATAACATAACCTGATCGTTAGCATAGTCAAGTGATGTTATCACTAGTGATTCAAGTGACATCACCACCCTTGACAACAATGAATGCACTATCGCACTGCCGATATGCATAACAATCGAAATGTCTTAAAAGGGGTACTAGCCTGATCGCCATTAGTACGTCATGTGGCgtcatcactagtgactcacatgcgCACCACCCTTGACAACATGATGCACTATCGGAACCTGCCGATATACATATGAACGAAATATCTTTCAAAGGGTAACACTGATTAGTAGCAATAGGTCAAGTGACATTATCGATAGTgacgcacgtgacgtcaccaccctTGACAACATGAATGCATATCGTAACCTGCCGAAGTGTATATCAACGAAATGTATTTCAATTGGTAACAACCTGGTCGCTATTACTGTTCAAGTTAggttatcactagtgactcacgtgaggTCATCAACCTTCCAACCATGAACAatctttcgcaacctgccgagaCGCATATCAAATTAAGTCTATTTGAAGGAGTAATAACCTGATCATTAGCATAAAGTCAAGTGGCGTTGTCACTAATGACTCACGGGACGTCACCGCAACTCTCAACTAGCGTGCACTCTCGCAGGCTCCGACATATCCTGCCGATATCAAGCCTATATCCGCAGCCGTTTAGTCATGCCACGTCGGCATTTCGCACAGTGTAGAACCAACCGCCGCTGGCCTGACATGCAGACATTACGTTATGTGTGTTCACTTTACCGATTTGTCATCTTGGTGGTAATGTTAATTGTTACTTCAGCAATGATAGACgtatacataaaaacaccaatGGAATTTCTGATTTTACCACACGCATTTATCCTATCGTTAACAGTATATGTAAATTTAGGAAAGTGAGCCTCATAGACGACCGTGGTTGATAGTCCGCTTATCGCCTAAACGGCATTTGAATTTAATTGTACCAAGTGAATGGAGGACATGCCCAATGAGTACGTTTTTACGTTTTAAGCCGATATGCTGTTTCTGAATTTAGAGTATTAGCAGTGCTggtttaccgtacggtaagtacGAAATCCCGTACCGTCGTGGCGGCACGTAGCTGCTTAAAACGTTGCAGTTGTGCGTACGGCAGCACGATGAGATTATCAGAGTGGCTAATAGAGGttttgcaaacagaaaaaaaaacagcgtagcttgcactgaaggcgcaatgctaaagagactgTGGAGCTGATGGGCACATAGGTAGTCGTGGCAGTTGTTTTCCTAAGTTTcagaaatttttctttctttctccctctgtttctttttctttgtgtttgtgtaCGTCATTTGCCTCTGTTATTTTCTATgtacttgtttctctttctcggtcttcctgtctttatttccttatttcctttctctctctttctgtatttttcgcTTCCCCTATCTCtcgctttctatttcttgctctctcgttctttgattttctctctttctctttttttcttctgcctttcgttctctctatttctctctcttcatatgctctgctttactctcttccctcctccgttcattcctcctcaccatcacctcTCTTCTCCTcacctcacttcactttcccaccctctttactatactatacaatacaaggttatgctgtgctctgctagcgtgcctggatagccgagtggtaagacgctcgccttcggatcgtgagtacgcgggttcgaatcgcctcgcgaagaaattttcccCCTAGAGtttctctctgtctttatcttcatttctctttctttctctttctctatgtactcgttgtctcgcccatcagagttattgcatcccgcgctgtagaaatcggtgcacgtgttcagcgagcgaagcagaagatgaagaagagaacgaagagagcacgttcatgatgatgatagttttcggttcGGGACAGGCAgaatacggccggcttaaacagctccactgttgaAAAAACAGCGTGGCGACCAAGCTATTACGGTATTACCGCATTTACCGCGTGGTAAAGCGGCGCTGATAAAACACCCTTTTGACTCAATGATGCACAAGGTTTGAGATAAAGCGAACGAGcgatgagtcttttttttttcttctgaaatatGCGGCGACCATCGAATCACGAAAGGTGCATTACTTCTTTTTGCAACGCCATAAGTacgtaaaatatttttttcagacTTCTTGATGTAAAATGTGAAGCGCGAAGTTTACGTTCGCTCGAGAAAAGTGGCGAAGTGCACAAAAATGTTCCACGATATGCAATCCGCCTGGTTATGTTCTTTCCTGCCACATACAAATATTGGCATGATGAAAAGTACTCGCAAACTCTATGACATCTTTAGAAACGCACATTTATTTGTTCCAATTCGCTCGCTTTTACAGATCTAAATACGCCTTATTTTGGTATAAGAACACCAGCGAGCTCACATTTTCCAGTAGAAGGGAGCTCCGTTTGGCAGTGATGATATTTCCAGCCGATGAAAATACGCGCTCCGAACTTGCGGATGAGGCTGGGATGCACATGTACTTTTTTTGCATGTTCCGCAAGCCGTGGAAATTTGGACTCATGGTCCAAATTTCAGTGCGTCATTTCAGTGCGTCCAAGTTGTGTCCCATCTGAGGCTCTGAGAgataagcgggggacagacggtccgattttccatgcgatccgacggccgacgccgcggtgggagagagggaatggtggctgtacgatgctatgaaaggtcaccaatCCGGTTTCCCCtacgccgtgtcggacgtcgaatcgcatgaaaaatcgtaccgtctgtctcgcccctATACGCTTCAAACTGAGCTGACAGACCACTAACGCGAGGCTGTGCATCGAACAATATGTCCAGTGCTGTTGCTTCGGTCTGGGTAGTGTCTGTCCCGCTTTGGTCATCCGAAGTTGCCAAGTAGTCAAGCATTTCTCGAACATTGGCACGGATTGCCTCACGGGCGCCTGATACCTCATACTGGAGGCTTTTGTACCTTGGATCGAGAAAAGATGCACTCTGGCGTGCAGACACCGATGTCGGTTGGGCGTCCCAGTCCAAGGAGAATCGGCGAGATATCTCCAGCCGAATTATTTCTTTGAAATTCTCGACTAGATGGTCGCCAGAGGTCTGAGGCTCTAGTTTTTTTATTAAAGCTTTCATCACTGGCCGAACCATGGAGACAGGGGACACTCTGTCGCTGCAGACAATGTTAGTTGCAAGCTGAAGAGGCTGAAGCACCTCACAAAGTTCACTGATGACATTCCATTCTTGCTGACTGATCTCAAGATTCTGCACTGAATTTGCCGTGACAATTGCTCGGTCAGCAAGAACATTTTGAATGGCAGGCCGGTGCCTGATGAGCTTTGCGAGCATTTGGTAAGTAGAGCTCCATCTTGTCGGGCAGCTTTGCGTCAGGCGCTCTGTTGGTAAGCCGAGCAGCTCCTGTCGCCTAGTCAACTGGTCGCTGGCGATGGTCGAATGTCTGAAGTGGGCGACCAGTTTTCCGCTTTTCTGGCAGAGGCCATCGATTTCCTTGTCGGACAGTGCCTTCTTGATGCTCATGTGGAGACTGTGGGCAGAGCAGGTCACGTCATTCGGCTCTAAAATGCCTCGCAGTGCATTGACTGCTTTAATGCCGTGATCAGTGACAACAGCCGTCACCTTGTCATCCAGCTTCCACACCGCGATGACTTCTTGCATTCGCTGCATGATATTTTCTCCCGTGTGCcgctcttgcattgcctccgttgcTAAAGTGAACGCTTGTGACTTCCACTCACTGTCCAAAGTGTGCGCAGTCACTGTGATGTAGGAATCTTGCGCCCTTGATGTCCAGCAGTCTGAGGTGAGCGCAACAGCTGTAGCTGAGTCAATCTGAGATGCTACCTTCTGTTTCAAGTGATCATGCAGAAGTTTAATTCGATTTTTCAGCTTAGCATTAGAAGGTGTCTTGTAGCTTGGCTCCACGACGTCCATGAAATGCCTAAATCCTGTACTGGTTGCGAATGCCAAAGGCAACTGGTTGATAGCGATCATTTTTGCTAGCGCCTGGTCAATATTCTCCTGTCTTTCAGCGCGCCTCTTGTGTCGTTTTCGTGGCTTAGGTCCGCAACGTTTATTGAATTGTTTACTTTGAATTAAAATTTACTAAGTCTAACTAAAAAATTGCAGTATTTATCTGACATCATCGAATACCTACCTTTCATAGGTAATAAAGAGAAGCAGGCAAATTTACATACTTAGGCAGAACGCTTTCCGCGAAATTAATATTTTtcattgttacttattgcgcaccactttcaggacgaagactgaaccacacgaacacaagcgcaagtGCAGGCAGTCAAGAAGTCCCAGAAGGAGCGAGTACAGAATAGAGCGAGAAAGGGAATTTTCGTAGGACCGCTGCGAAACCGTACTCGTCTCCCATCGCCTGAAAAAGATTGGGGGTCGTGTCGGAGTGCAAGTAGTTTTTACGGCACCCCGTAAGTTGTCGTCACTTTGCAACGCAAGAAAGGAGA
This window of the Rhipicephalus sanguineus isolate Rsan-2018 chromosome 2, BIME_Rsan_1.4, whole genome shotgun sequence genome carries:
- the LOC119381042 gene encoding E3 SUMO-protein ligase ZBED1-like produces the protein MQERHTGENIMQRMQEVIAVWKLDDKVTAVVTDHGIKAVNALRGILEPNDVTCSAHSLHMSIKKALSDKEIDGLCQKSGKLVAHFRHSTIASDQLTRRQELLGLPTERLTQSCPTRWSSTYQMLAKLIRHRPAIQNVLADRAIVTANSVQNLEISQQEWNVISELCEVLQPLQLATNIVCSDRVSPVSMVRPVMKALIKKLEPQTSGDHLVENFKEIIRLEISRRFSLDWDAQPTSVSARQSASFLDPRYKSLQYEVSGAPHCNTLPLRPSKFTTVVGYQDLCLATVHQRYDS